The Terriglobia bacterium genome has a window encoding:
- the csrA gene encoding carbon storage regulator CsrA: MLVVTRKKDEKLIIGNEIEIQVLRIGRDNVRLGIKAPAHISIYRYEIYEAIKQENVSAVKSQIPDKETLEALATGLNPETKI; encoded by the coding sequence ATGCTGGTAGTCACGCGCAAGAAGGATGAGAAACTGATTATCGGTAATGAGATAGAAATTCAGGTCTTGCGCATCGGCCGCGATAACGTGCGGCTTGGTATCAAAGCGCCGGCCCACATCTCCATTTACCGGTACGAGATTTACGAAGCCATCAAACAGGAAAACGTTTCCGCTGTAAAGTCACAGATTCCAGACAAGGAAACCCTCGAAGCCCTCGCAACCGGTCTCAACCCCGAGACCAAGATTTAA
- a CDS encoding flagellar assembly protein FliW, translating to MSLEPGGGSSVPDGDAIIHFDEGLVGFSECKDFRMLANPEIAPFHLLQMACREDIGFMVIDPALVMPDYYTKIPAREWETIGIAEGDPRMAFTICIVGKEPRQATGNFQAPLIVNHKKMIGRQLILTDLALSVRHPLV from the coding sequence ATGTCCCTCGAACCCGGTGGCGGGTCCTCAGTTCCCGATGGCGACGCCATCATTCACTTCGATGAAGGCCTGGTCGGCTTCTCGGAATGCAAGGATTTTCGCATGCTGGCCAACCCCGAAATCGCGCCGTTCCATTTGTTACAGATGGCGTGCAGAGAAGATATCGGGTTTATGGTTATCGATCCTGCCCTGGTTATGCCCGACTACTACACTAAGATTCCGGCGCGGGAATGGGAGACCATTGGAATCGCGGAAGGCGATCCCCGTATGGCATTCACTATCTGCATTGTCGGCAAAGAGCCCAGGCAGGCTACCGGCAATTTCCAGGCTCCGCTGATCGTCAATCATAAGAAAATGATTGGCCGCCAGCTGATTTTGACCGACCTCGCCCTTTCCGTACGACACCCTCTCGTTTAA
- a CDS encoding flagellar biosynthesis anti-sigma factor FlgM — translation MNIDRINISSQGIDRSQIAQKADLTRTNSTNSTNQTGATGDSDSVAVSSKAAEMNRLANSVNQARTERFNKVQAELEAGTYAVSAKDIAQKLVDANTKQD, via the coding sequence ATGAATATTGACCGAATCAACATCAGCAGTCAGGGTATCGATCGATCGCAAATCGCTCAAAAGGCGGATTTGACGCGCACGAACTCGACAAACTCGACAAATCAGACAGGTGCTACGGGAGATTCGGATTCCGTCGCGGTTTCATCGAAAGCTGCGGAAATGAACCGCCTGGCGAACTCTGTTAATCAAGCGAGGACGGAGCGCTTCAATAAAGTCCAGGCAGAGCTGGAAGCCGGTACGTATGCGGTTTCCGCGAAGGACATCGCTCAGAAGCTGGTTGACGCGAACACCAAACAGGACTGA
- a CDS encoding FliM/FliN family flagellar motor switch protein — protein MDNSASPNKTDFDDSGNLAVLMDVQLPVAIRFGETEMLLEEIVKLGVGSVIELNSGIDQPVELVVNNRILARGEVVTVDGFYGIRITEITSAGERFKSLNS, from the coding sequence ATGGACAACTCAGCCTCACCAAATAAAACGGATTTTGACGACAGCGGGAACCTCGCGGTTCTCATGGACGTGCAGCTTCCAGTGGCGATCCGTTTCGGAGAAACGGAAATGCTGTTGGAGGAGATCGTAAAGCTCGGAGTCGGATCGGTCATCGAACTGAATTCGGGCATCGACCAGCCGGTCGAGCTCGTCGTGAACAACAGAATCCTTGCTCGTGGAGAAGTCGTAACCGTCGACGGTTTTTACGGAATTCGAATCACGGAGATCACCAGTGCTGGCGAACGATTTAAATCTCTCAATTCATAA
- the fliM gene encoding flagellar motor switch protein FliM has protein sequence MIEKKIQKYDFKRPDRVSKNQIRSLHFVHDRFARNFSSSLSAYLRTVVEISLDDIAQISYSEFMNTVSDPTCYAAISLKPLDGLAALEIGPALVFPIIDRLLGGIGQPITTVRPMTEIEQSIIQNVLKLLVDNLKESWRQVYTIDFSVTATETHPHMVQITSPNEMVIHFGFQVRMRDTLTKMHLAIPTLVLEPIMHIFDQEEYSRRKIVHDDGLLHLLRQVPVKVSIETAETSFPLQSLVSLQAGDTIVLDQRKEWPVSIKVAGKSKMQAKAQMDSTRKSFGITGLIRPRRQEPVNGQLSLTK, from the coding sequence ATGATTGAAAAGAAGATCCAGAAATACGACTTCAAGCGTCCCGACCGGGTTTCCAAGAATCAGATCCGCTCGCTGCACTTCGTGCACGACCGTTTCGCGCGGAACTTTTCATCATCCCTGTCCGCTTACCTTCGCACGGTGGTCGAGATTTCGCTCGATGACATCGCGCAGATCAGCTACTCGGAATTCATGAACACGGTTTCGGATCCGACCTGCTATGCCGCGATTTCCCTCAAGCCGCTGGATGGCCTTGCCGCGCTGGAAATCGGTCCGGCCCTGGTCTTTCCGATAATCGACCGGTTGCTGGGCGGGATTGGCCAGCCCATCACGACCGTCCGGCCTATGACCGAAATCGAGCAGAGCATCATCCAGAACGTTTTGAAGCTGCTGGTCGACAATCTCAAGGAAAGCTGGCGGCAGGTCTACACCATCGACTTCTCGGTGACGGCGACGGAAACACATCCGCATATGGTCCAGATTACGTCGCCGAACGAAATGGTGATCCATTTCGGGTTCCAGGTCCGCATGCGCGATACGCTGACGAAAATGCATCTCGCCATTCCGACACTGGTGCTCGAGCCGATCATGCACATCTTCGACCAGGAAGAATACAGCCGCCGAAAGATCGTCCATGACGACGGGCTGCTTCATCTGCTGCGCCAGGTTCCCGTAAAAGTCAGCATCGAGACGGCGGAAACTTCGTTTCCGTTGCAGTCGCTGGTCTCACTTCAGGCCGGCGACACGATCGTGCTGGATCAACGCAAAGAGTGGCCGGTCAGTATCAAGGTGGCAGGCAAAAGCAAAATGCAGGCCAAGGCACAAATGGATTCCACGCGCAAATCCTTCGGCATAACCGGGCTTATCCGCCCGAGAAGACAGGAGCCAGTGAATGGACAACTCAGCCTCACCAAATAA
- a CDS encoding FliA/WhiG family RNA polymerase sigma factor, whose product MTELERDALINESLPLIKHIAHRVAVRLPSNIEIRDLVNAGVIGLLDAIDKFEPERNIKFKTYAEVRIRGAILDSLRSLDWAPRSLRKKSKDLERTYAELTQKLGRPASDEEVCEAMGEDLENFHALVDQLHGLTVGSFENLGDSEDSDNYINYYPDDGTNDPYTKFEANELTTMLAGAIEELPEKERLVLSLYYYEEFTMKEIGALLGVNESRVSQLHTKATLRLRGRLTKVVPDVEAVLRAVSAG is encoded by the coding sequence ATGACCGAACTGGAGAGAGACGCACTCATCAACGAATCGCTTCCGCTGATCAAACATATCGCACATCGCGTCGCGGTCCGCTTGCCCAGCAACATTGAGATCCGCGATCTGGTCAACGCCGGAGTCATCGGCCTGCTTGACGCGATCGATAAGTTCGAGCCGGAGCGGAACATCAAGTTTAAAACTTACGCCGAAGTACGTATTCGCGGCGCCATCCTCGACAGCCTGCGCAGTCTCGACTGGGCGCCCCGCTCGCTTCGCAAAAAGAGCAAGGACCTGGAGAGAACCTACGCGGAACTGACCCAGAAGCTCGGCCGGCCCGCCAGCGATGAAGAAGTGTGCGAGGCAATGGGCGAGGATCTCGAAAACTTTCACGCTCTTGTCGACCAGCTGCACGGTCTGACGGTCGGCTCGTTCGAGAACCTGGGCGACAGCGAAGACAGCGACAACTACATCAACTATTATCCGGACGACGGAACCAACGACCCATACACCAAGTTCGAAGCGAATGAACTGACGACGATGCTCGCCGGCGCAATTGAAGAATTGCCCGAGAAAGAGCGCCTCGTCCTGTCGCTCTACTACTACGAAGAATTCACGATGAAGGAAATCGGCGCACTCCTGGGAGTCAACGAATCGCGGGTTTCGCAGCTGCACACCAAGGCAACCCTGCGCCTGCGCGGCCGCTTGACCAAGGTTGTGCCGGATGTCGAAGCGGTTTTACGAGCGGTTAGCGCAGGCTGA
- the flhF gene encoding flagellar biosynthesis protein FlhF, translating into MKVKTYRNRSLQEGLEDVKRDLGSDALILNTRSVAERSGFGLFKKEAWEITAALEEETKPLEAQKAHVPSVLPVVSSPISKELGVRPLISPATPAPVRDARMDELIDEISELKRSFRSFSKAIPARSENGGVYAELLRQGIEADLADHLISTGARGNPAPTELRDRVRRLLADQIVIAPPAELQARTRMVSVFVGPTGVGKTTTIAKIAGHAAVRMKKKVALISTDLFRVGGQEQLSRFGELLSVPTYSCADVATLKDLVAGLDDRDLILIDTPGSSPSDLARLNKLETVTATADAKVQLVISATTRSEDITKIVSRFQRFRPNSVIFTKIDETDSKGPLAGDLLRNDLAVSYLTNGQRVPEDLVFPVADELSHYVLPLEPVI; encoded by the coding sequence ATGAAAGTCAAAACCTACAGGAATCGATCGTTGCAAGAGGGTCTGGAAGACGTCAAACGGGACCTCGGCAGCGATGCACTTATCCTGAACACCCGGTCGGTTGCGGAACGCAGCGGATTTGGATTGTTCAAGAAGGAAGCCTGGGAAATTACGGCAGCTCTGGAAGAAGAAACGAAACCACTGGAAGCGCAGAAAGCGCATGTGCCTTCGGTGCTTCCTGTGGTTTCTTCCCCTATTTCCAAGGAATTAGGGGTGCGACCCCTGATTTCCCCCGCTACTCCGGCGCCGGTCCGCGACGCGCGCATGGATGAGTTGATCGATGAGATCAGCGAGCTGAAAAGATCGTTCCGTTCATTCAGCAAGGCGATTCCCGCCAGATCTGAAAACGGCGGGGTTTATGCCGAGCTGCTTCGGCAGGGCATCGAAGCGGATCTGGCCGATCACCTCATCTCGACGGGAGCCCGCGGCAACCCGGCTCCTACGGAATTGCGCGATCGAGTCCGCCGTCTGCTTGCGGATCAGATTGTGATTGCGCCGCCGGCGGAACTGCAGGCCCGCACCCGGATGGTCAGCGTATTTGTGGGACCGACGGGCGTCGGAAAGACCACGACCATCGCGAAAATCGCCGGTCATGCGGCGGTGAGAATGAAAAAGAAAGTCGCGCTGATTTCGACGGACCTGTTCCGCGTCGGCGGCCAGGAACAGTTGAGCCGGTTCGGTGAATTGCTCAGCGTTCCGACCTACAGCTGCGCTGATGTCGCCACGCTGAAAGATCTGGTGGCGGGTCTGGACGACCGCGACCTCATTCTGATCGACACTCCCGGTTCGAGTCCTTCGGATCTTGCCCGGCTGAATAAGCTGGAAACGGTAACGGCAACGGCAGATGCGAAAGTGCAACTCGTCATCAGCGCCACAACGCGTTCCGAAGACATTACAAAAATTGTTTCCCGGTTTCAGCGCTTCAGACCGAATAGCGTGATCTTCACGAAGATCGATGAAACCGATTCAAAAGGTCCTCTGGCCGGAGATCTGCTCCGCAACGACCTTGCTGTGTCCTATCTGACTAACGGGCAGCGCGTGCCGGAAGACCTGGTGTTTCCCGTCGCGGACGAGCTGTCGCATTATGTCCTACCCCTGGAGCCTGTCATATGA